In Neisseriaceae bacterium CLB008, one genomic interval encodes:
- a CDS encoding MFS transporter, translated as MNQQSVDIGQVLDQGGYSRFQKRVFILAALAIVMDGFDGQLIGYAIPTLLQEWGLSRNDFAPTVAVGLVGMGLGSASAGFFADRYGRRWAVILSVLTFGVATGLIGLAENLTQLTILRFVAGLGIGGALPTATTMTAEFTPSRRRTLAITATIVCVPLGGMLSGLFAGQVIPLYGWRWLFFSGGLLSMVLLVVLYLLLPESPRYLVRHPKRAAQLRQIMAKMGHPVAEGVSFTDQLEQEKEARSGVGALFANGLGRDTLSIWLAFFMCLLTIYAAFSWLPTMLSAEGLSVSVASNGLAAYNMGGVLGALGCALMVTRFGSRVPLLICCAGGAISAFLLLGIDVTSSSGLLIFGIGVHGLFTNAVQSVMYPLCAYIYPTKIRATGTAMALVWGRLGTVVSAFAGAVLITLGGLTAYVIMLGVAMLLVLLALSLTRQHIPARKPE; from the coding sequence ATGAACCAGCAATCGGTAGACATTGGCCAAGTCCTTGATCAAGGCGGCTACAGTCGTTTTCAAAAGCGGGTTTTTATTCTGGCTGCTTTGGCTATTGTGATGGATGGTTTTGACGGCCAGCTTATTGGCTACGCCATCCCGACTTTGTTACAAGAATGGGGTTTGAGTCGGAACGACTTTGCGCCTACGGTGGCCGTAGGGCTCGTGGGGATGGGTTTAGGCAGTGCGTCAGCGGGTTTTTTTGCCGACCGCTATGGCCGTCGCTGGGCCGTGATCTTAAGCGTATTGACGTTTGGTGTCGCCACGGGATTGATTGGATTGGCGGAAAACCTCACCCAGTTGACCATCTTGCGCTTTGTGGCTGGTCTGGGCATTGGTGGGGCCCTGCCGACGGCCACCACGATGACCGCTGAGTTTACCCCTAGTCGCCGTCGAACCCTGGCGATTACCGCCACCATTGTGTGCGTGCCCCTCGGAGGCATGTTGTCCGGCCTGTTTGCCGGCCAAGTGATCCCTTTATATGGTTGGCGCTGGCTATTTTTTAGCGGCGGCCTGTTGTCGATGGTGTTATTGGTGGTGTTGTATCTGCTGTTGCCAGAATCGCCTCGGTATTTGGTGCGCCACCCTAAACGGGCCGCCCAGCTGCGCCAGATCATGGCCAAAATGGGCCACCCTGTTGCCGAAGGCGTGTCTTTTACCGATCAGCTAGAGCAAGAAAAAGAAGCGCGTTCAGGCGTGGGTGCACTGTTTGCTAACGGCCTTGGGCGCGATACCTTGAGTATTTGGCTGGCGTTTTTTATGTGCTTATTAACCATTTATGCCGCCTTTAGCTGGCTGCCCACCATGCTCAGCGCCGAAGGTTTAAGCGTCAGCGTCGCCAGTAATGGTCTGGCGGCTTACAATATGGGCGGGGTATTGGGGGCTTTGGGCTGTGCGCTCATGGTGACTCGATTTGGTTCGCGCGTGCCCCTATTGATTTGCTGTGCTGGCGGTGCCATCAGCGCTTTTTTGCTGCTCGGCATTGATGTGACCAGCAGCAGTGGCCTGCTGATTTTTGGCATCGGCGTGCATGGCTTGTTTACCAATGCCGTACAGTCAGTGATGTATCCCTTGTGTGCTTATATTTATCCGACCAAGATTCGCGCCACAGGAACGGCGATGGCCTTGGTGTGGGGACGGCTAGGGACGGTGGTGAGTGCGTTTGCCGGGGCGGTGTTGATTACCTTAGGCGGATTAACGGCCTACGTCATCATGCTTGGGGTGGCGATGCTGCTGGTGTTATTGGCGCTGTCGTTAACGCGTCAGCACATTCCTGCGCGCAAACCAGAGTAG
- a CDS encoding ketopantoate reductase family protein: MRITILGAGSMGALFGGLLAEQGAQVTLVDIDAPTLQRISQEGLRLETDAGQRIVSHIHCCRPEDLVEPIEWLWVFTKSHHTLAALSGVQSWLTPHTWVMSLQNGLGHLAQLARCVPMQQILIGTTTWPADKPDVNHVVTHGQGNIRFMAVEGPVPDVAASMEALLNQAGLNAKISQDVWPTIWAKVAFNCALNSLCTVVNASVDRLGLLPDGEALALTVVAEVVAVATAQGIVVDEAEVRATVQHAITHHQGHLPSMLQDWRSGRQTEIEALNGAVVALAQQHDVSVPVTATLLGLVRLLSALREEVI; this comes from the coding sequence ATGAGGATCACGATATTGGGTGCCGGCAGCATGGGGGCACTATTTGGTGGGCTATTGGCTGAGCAGGGGGCTCAGGTTACCTTGGTCGACATTGATGCGCCGACGTTGCAACGCATCAGTCAAGAGGGCCTGCGCTTAGAGACCGATGCAGGACAGCGCATAGTGTCCCACATCCATTGCTGTCGGCCAGAGGATTTGGTTGAGCCCATTGAATGGCTGTGGGTGTTCACCAAAAGCCACCACACTTTAGCCGCCTTGAGTGGCGTCCAGTCTTGGCTCACCCCGCACACCTGGGTGATGAGCCTGCAAAACGGCCTAGGCCATTTGGCCCAGCTGGCCCGTTGCGTGCCCATGCAGCAGATACTCATCGGCACCACCACTTGGCCGGCCGATAAGCCTGATGTGAATCATGTGGTGACGCACGGTCAGGGCAATATTCGGTTTATGGCGGTGGAGGGGCCGGTACCTGACGTGGCCGCCAGTATGGAAGCGCTTTTGAACCAGGCCGGCTTAAACGCCAAAATCAGCCAAGACGTGTGGCCCACCATTTGGGCCAAGGTCGCCTTTAATTGTGCCTTAAATAGTCTGTGTACCGTTGTGAACGCTTCGGTTGATCGATTAGGCCTGCTGCCCGATGGGGAAGCTTTGGCACTGACCGTGGTGGCCGAAGTCGTGGCGGTGGCTACGGCTCAAGGTATTGTGGTGGATGAGGCCGAGGTTAGGGCAACGGTTCAGCACGCCATCACGCATCATCAAGGTCATTTGCCCTCTATGTTACAAGACTGGCGCTCAGGCCGACAAACTGAAATAGAAGCGCTGAATGGCGCCGTTGTGGCTTTGGCGCAGCAACATGACGTTAGCGTGCCGGTGACTGCCACGCTATTGGGTTTGGTGCGCTTATTGAGCGCTTTGCGTGAGGAGGTTATATGA
- a CDS encoding electron transfer flavoprotein-ubiquinone oxidoreductase, with translation MVQEERESMLFDVVIVGAGPSGLTTAIRLKQLAEQRNHEINVCVVEKGSEVGAHILSGAVLDTKALTELIPDWQAKGAPVTRTVVKDELLFLTKNKAIKSPVVPPSMQNEGNYIISLGQLTRWLAEQAEAMGVEIYPGFAASEVLYHEDGSVKGIATGDMGIGKDGEPTGNYQRGMELHAHQTVFAEGCRGSLSKQIIEKFKLAHDSDKQTYGLGIKEIWEVDPAMSEPGKVTHTVGWPMNSSTYGGSFIYHLDDNQVAVGMVVGLDYQNTYLSPFEEFQRFKTHPDIAKIFKGGRRIAYGARSLVEGGIQSLPKLHFPGGLLVGDAAGFLNVPRIKGTHTAMKSGMLAADAVFVTLSTMVDGVTGLESFSYPERMKNSWLYDELWRVRNVRPAFKWGMYVAFAYAALDDYIFKGCAPWTLKHGHSDHKALKKAKSSRKIDYPKPDGVLTFDRLSSVFLSATNHEENQPAHLKLKNPALAISVNLDEYDSPETRYCPAGVYEIVENVEGEKQLQINAQNCVHCKTCDIKDPTQNIVWVCPEGGGGPNYSAM, from the coding sequence ATGGTGCAAGAAGAACGCGAGAGTATGTTGTTTGACGTCGTGATCGTCGGGGCAGGGCCTTCTGGTCTAACCACGGCCATTCGGCTGAAACAGTTAGCAGAGCAACGTAACCACGAAATCAACGTGTGCGTGGTTGAAAAAGGTTCTGAGGTGGGCGCCCATATTTTGTCGGGCGCCGTATTGGACACTAAGGCCTTAACCGAATTAATTCCCGATTGGCAGGCCAAAGGCGCGCCGGTGACGCGTACTGTCGTGAAAGATGAGCTGTTGTTCTTAACCAAGAATAAAGCCATTAAATCACCCGTGGTGCCGCCGAGCATGCAAAACGAAGGCAATTACATCATCAGTCTAGGTCAACTGACCCGTTGGTTAGCCGAGCAGGCCGAAGCCATGGGCGTCGAGATCTATCCTGGTTTTGCCGCCAGCGAGGTGCTTTATCATGAAGACGGTTCGGTAAAGGGCATTGCCACTGGTGACATGGGCATCGGTAAAGATGGCGAGCCTACCGGTAACTATCAGCGCGGTATGGAGCTACACGCTCACCAAACCGTGTTTGCCGAAGGGTGCCGTGGTTCGTTAAGTAAGCAAATCATCGAGAAATTTAAGTTGGCCCACGATTCCGACAAGCAAACCTATGGTTTGGGAATTAAAGAGATCTGGGAAGTGGACCCTGCGATGTCGGAGCCTGGTAAGGTAACCCACACCGTGGGTTGGCCTATGAACAGCAGCACCTACGGCGGCTCGTTTATCTATCATCTAGACGACAACCAAGTGGCGGTCGGCATGGTGGTGGGCTTGGATTATCAAAATACCTATTTGTCACCGTTTGAAGAGTTTCAGCGCTTCAAGACCCATCCTGACATTGCCAAGATTTTTAAAGGCGGCCGCCGTATTGCCTATGGCGCGCGATCTTTAGTGGAAGGCGGGATTCAAAGCCTGCCTAAGCTGCATTTTCCCGGCGGTTTATTGGTCGGCGATGCGGCTGGCTTCTTGAACGTGCCGCGCATTAAAGGCACCCACACGGCGATGAAGTCGGGCATGTTGGCCGCCGATGCTGTGTTTGTGACCTTAAGCACCATGGTGGATGGCGTAACTGGCCTAGAGTCATTTAGCTATCCTGAGCGGATGAAAAACAGCTGGCTGTACGATGAGCTCTGGCGCGTGCGCAACGTGCGCCCGGCGTTTAAATGGGGCATGTATGTGGCCTTTGCCTATGCTGCTTTAGATGATTACATCTTTAAGGGCTGCGCGCCGTGGACCTTAAAACATGGGCATTCGGATCATAAGGCTTTGAAAAAGGCCAAGAGCAGCCGCAAAATTGATTATCCTAAGCCTGATGGTGTGTTGACCTTCGACCGTTTGTCGAGCGTGTTTTTGTCGGCCACCAACCATGAGGAAAATCAGCCGGCTCACTTGAAGTTAAAAAATCCCGCCTTGGCCATCAGCGTGAATCTGGATGAGTATGACTCACCCGAAACCCGCTATTGTCCTGCTGGCGTGTACGAAATAGTGGAAAACGTTGAAGGCGAGAAGCAGTTGCAAATCAATGCGCAAAACTGCGTGCATTGTAAAACCTGCGACATTAAAGACCCGACGCAAAACATTGTCTGGGTTTGCCCAGAAGGCGGTGGTGGTCCTAACTACTCGGCCATGTAG
- a CDS encoding acyl-CoA dehydrogenase: MSQTNQRAPFSWEDAFLLQAQLTEEERMVQSSAEAFCQDVLMPGVLEANRHEQFDRNIMTQMGELGLLGCTIEGYGCAGLSSVAYGLIAREVERVDSGYRSAMSVQSSLVMHPIWAYGSEDQREKYLPKLASGEWVGCFGLTEPNAGSDPASMQTRAKSVPGGYSISGAKMWITNSPIADVCVVWAKDDAGDIRGFILEKGMKGLSMPVIHGKFSLRASITGEIVMDEVFVPEENLLPNVKGLKGPFGCLNKARFGIAWGAMGAAEFCWQAARQYTLDRQQFGRPLAATQLVQLKLANMQTEITLGLQAALRVGRLMDEGQAAPEMISLIKRNNCGKALDIARVSRDMHGGNGISDEYHVIRHVMNLEAVNTYEGTHDVHALILGRAQTGIQAFA, from the coding sequence ATGAGCCAAACCAATCAACGTGCCCCTTTTTCTTGGGAAGACGCCTTTTTGCTACAAGCGCAGTTAACTGAAGAAGAACGCATGGTCCAAAGTTCTGCCGAAGCTTTTTGCCAAGACGTGCTGATGCCTGGCGTGTTAGAAGCCAACCGCCATGAACAGTTTGATCGCAACATCATGACCCAAATGGGCGAGCTAGGCCTATTGGGTTGTACCATTGAAGGTTATGGTTGTGCCGGCCTATCCAGCGTGGCCTATGGCCTGATTGCGCGTGAAGTTGAGCGCGTGGATTCTGGCTATCGCTCGGCGATGAGCGTGCAGTCTAGCCTGGTGATGCATCCGATTTGGGCCTATGGCTCTGAAGACCAACGAGAAAAATACCTGCCTAAATTGGCGTCTGGCGAATGGGTGGGCTGTTTTGGCCTGACAGAGCCTAATGCCGGTTCTGATCCTGCCAGCATGCAAACCCGCGCCAAGAGCGTACCGGGTGGCTATTCGATTTCTGGCGCTAAGATGTGGATCACCAATAGCCCCATCGCTGACGTATGCGTGGTGTGGGCTAAAGACGACGCCGGCGACATCCGTGGCTTTATTCTGGAAAAAGGCATGAAAGGCTTAAGCATGCCCGTGATTCACGGCAAATTCTCACTGCGTGCGTCGATTACCGGTGAAATTGTGATGGATGAAGTGTTTGTACCAGAAGAAAACCTATTGCCCAACGTCAAAGGCTTGAAAGGCCCGTTTGGCTGCTTGAATAAAGCCCGCTTTGGCATTGCCTGGGGCGCTATGGGTGCGGCGGAGTTCTGTTGGCAGGCGGCACGTCAATACACATTAGACAGACAGCAGTTTGGTCGTCCTTTGGCGGCGACTCAGCTAGTGCAGTTGAAATTGGCCAATATGCAAACTGAAATTACTCTGGGGCTACAGGCTGCGCTGCGCGTGGGTCGCTTGATGGATGAAGGTCAGGCCGCACCGGAAATGATCTCCTTAATTAAACGCAATAACTGTGGTAAAGCGTTGGACATTGCGCGGGTGTCTCGCGACATGCACGGCGGCAACGGTATTTCTGATGAATACCATGTGATTCGCCACGTGATGAACCTTGAAGCCGTGAATACCTATGAAGGTACTCATGACGTTCATGCCTTGATATTGGGCCGTGCCCAAACCGGCATTCAAGCGTTCGCCTAA
- a CDS encoding CaiB/BaiF CoA transferase family protein, with the protein MSTQALAGIKVLDLSRVLAGPSCTQHLADLGAEVIKIERPEVGDETRTWAPPSFADGTSAYFAGVNRNKRSVTVDLSTPEGQDLIKQMIVEADVLMENYKVGGLQKYGLDYPQVQALNPRLIYCSLTGFGQTGPDAKRPGYDYIIQGMSGLMSITGPSEGLPFKVGVAVVDLFTGLQATVGIQAALIERARSGLGQWIDVSLLDCAVNMLANVGMNYLATGDVPPRLGNAHPNIVPYQVFETGQDQHLILACGNNQQFAAVAEALGHPEWASDSRFMTNPDRVAHREALIGLMVPCFMDKSRDEWLNLLEAANVPCGPINNIAEAFAMPQVQARAMSVSLSESERAMQLIGNPLKLSRTPVQYQSLPPKLGQHTEEVLKEMGISDELIVQLKNKKII; encoded by the coding sequence ATGAGCACGCAAGCACTGGCAGGCATTAAGGTTTTGGATTTGTCTCGGGTTTTAGCTGGCCCTAGCTGTACCCAGCATTTGGCGGATTTAGGCGCCGAAGTGATTAAGATTGAGCGTCCTGAAGTCGGGGATGAAACCCGCACCTGGGCACCGCCTAGTTTTGCCGATGGGACTTCGGCTTATTTTGCCGGGGTGAATCGCAATAAGCGCTCGGTGACCGTCGACTTAAGCACGCCAGAGGGACAGGATTTAATCAAACAGATGATTGTTGAAGCCGATGTGTTGATGGAAAACTACAAAGTCGGTGGCCTGCAAAAATATGGTCTGGATTATCCACAGGTGCAGGCCTTAAACCCCCGTCTGATCTACTGTTCCTTAACGGGCTTTGGCCAAACGGGGCCAGACGCCAAGCGCCCCGGATATGATTACATCATTCAAGGGATGTCCGGGTTGATGAGTATTACTGGCCCATCCGAGGGTTTACCCTTTAAAGTTGGCGTGGCTGTGGTAGACTTATTCACAGGCTTACAGGCTACGGTGGGGATTCAGGCGGCGTTGATTGAACGCGCGCGCAGTGGTTTAGGCCAATGGATCGACGTCTCGCTCTTAGACTGTGCGGTGAATATGTTGGCCAATGTGGGCATGAATTACTTGGCCACAGGTGACGTGCCGCCGCGACTAGGGAACGCCCACCCGAATATTGTGCCTTATCAAGTGTTTGAAACGGGCCAGGATCAGCATTTGATTTTGGCCTGCGGTAATAATCAGCAGTTTGCTGCCGTGGCCGAGGCCTTAGGGCATCCTGAATGGGCGAGCGATTCACGGTTTATGACCAACCCTGATCGAGTGGCGCATCGTGAAGCCTTAATTGGGTTAATGGTGCCATGCTTTATGGACAAAAGCCGGGATGAATGGCTAAATCTATTGGAGGCCGCCAACGTCCCCTGTGGGCCGATTAACAATATTGCCGAGGCTTTTGCCATGCCGCAGGTGCAGGCCCGAGCGATGAGCGTGAGCCTAAGCGAGTCGGAGCGAGCCATGCAGTTGATTGGCAACCCTTTAAAATTGAGCCGAACCCCTGTGCAATATCAAAGCTTGCCGCCAAAGTTGGGGCAACATACAGAGGAAGTCTTAAAAGAGATGGGTATAAGTGACGAACTCATAGTACAATTGAAGAATAAAAAAATTATTTGA
- a CDS encoding peptidylprolyl isomerase encodes MQISKNSVVTLQYEMYDANDQLIDQTKPEEPIAYLHGGYDGIFPLVEEALHGKAAGDEVDVLLQPDDAFGEQDSELVRIEEVANFPVEVEAGMMFEADDPETGEVLIFRVTDVADGKAVVDANHPLAGMKIRFKAKVQEVREASAEELAHGHVHGAHGHQH; translated from the coding sequence ATGCAAATCAGCAAAAATTCTGTAGTGACCCTTCAGTACGAAATGTACGATGCCAACGACCAATTAATCGACCAAACCAAGCCTGAAGAGCCTATTGCTTACTTGCATGGCGGCTACGATGGCATTTTCCCTTTGGTTGAAGAAGCCCTTCACGGCAAAGCTGCCGGTGACGAAGTAGACGTGTTGCTACAACCTGACGACGCGTTTGGTGAGCAAGATTCTGAATTGGTACGCATCGAAGAAGTGGCCAACTTCCCAGTAGAAGTAGAAGCCGGCATGATGTTTGAAGCCGACGACCCTGAAACTGGCGAAGTATTGATCTTCCGCGTGACCGACGTTGCCGACGGCAAAGCGGTTGTGGATGCTAACCATCCTTTAGCCGGCATGAAAATTCGCTTCAAAGCCAAGGTTCAAGAAGTTCGCGAAGCGTCTGCTGAAGAATTGGCTCATGGCCACGTACACGGTGCCCACGGCCACCAACACTAA
- a CDS encoding IclR family transcriptional regulator — protein sequence MLAQILNTMAQAQTEQDRQFVTALARGLSLLSAFEEDTELSHQALCLRTQLPKATVTRLIHTLCQTQFLMFNPQTGLYQLGKHARRFASHALTQFHLFQHAQPLLRQFAQTHQVSVTLATEDGGEMLYLESVRSPAKLAVQLQIGSRVPVAYSAIGRAYYASLPSDDARADLITRLPSANRDKQIELLQQGARHYAQQGYVLVKGDFSYDIIAAAVGLKDISQPHKHFSLNASAPSSLWSEADYASFIVPKLKELAAHIEL from the coding sequence ATGCTGGCGCAAATTTTAAATACCATGGCTCAGGCCCAAACCGAACAAGACCGTCAATTCGTGACCGCTCTGGCCCGTGGCCTCAGCCTATTGAGCGCTTTTGAGGAAGACACTGAATTGAGTCACCAAGCGTTGTGTCTACGCACACAGCTGCCCAAGGCCACCGTGACACGGTTGATCCACACCCTATGCCAAACCCAGTTTTTAATGTTTAATCCGCAAACGGGGCTCTATCAACTGGGCAAGCACGCACGACGCTTTGCCAGCCATGCACTGACGCAGTTCCATTTATTTCAGCACGCCCAGCCTTTATTACGCCAGTTTGCGCAAACCCATCAGGTGTCGGTGACGCTGGCCACAGAGGACGGCGGTGAAATGCTGTACCTAGAAAGCGTGCGTAGCCCCGCTAAGCTTGCCGTACAGCTACAGATTGGTTCACGCGTACCGGTGGCCTATTCGGCTATTGGCCGCGCCTATTACGCCAGCCTCCCCAGTGACGATGCGCGCGCCGATTTGATTACCCGCCTGCCCAGCGCCAACCGCGACAAACAAATCGAGCTGTTACAGCAAGGCGCAAGGCATTATGCCCAACAAGGCTATGTGTTGGTAAAAGGCGACTTTTCCTACGACATCATCGCTGCTGCCGTCGGTTTAAAAGACATCAGCCAACCCCATAAGCATTTCTCGTTAAACGCCAGCGCCCCCTCAAGCCTATGGTCTGAAGCCGACTATGCCTCGTTTATCGTGCCTAAATTAAAGGAACTGGCCGCCCATATCGAACTATGA
- a CDS encoding DUF819 domain-containing protein, with the protein MTSWIAADNTFGLWAFIMVSATAAIVLEQRYQWAAKLSGAVIALIIALFASNFGLVPTDAPVYDVVWGYVVPLAIPLLLFQINIHTIFKESGRLLFIFLLSSIGTMAGVVLAFFALKNYIPELDKISGMIGASYTGGGVNFAAMVAKLEPSQDMVASTTVADNLMMVVYIIILIGMTGMRFFRKNYPTPHINAFENEAKEASGQTSSEAYWQPRAIGLKDIAINLAASMLLVGLSFKASALLKGHFSPEGGIVQEMIFGLFTDKYLLLTSFTFLALLIFKKPFSKLSGSQELGTYGIYIFFVVIGLPASIPMILANAPLLFVFVFIVMIVNLLISLGFGKLFKYNLEEILLVCNANIGGPTTAAALAISKGWKALVGPILVVGTVGYIIGNYVGTILHIALSKFL; encoded by the coding sequence ATGACATCTTGGATTGCTGCAGACAACACGTTTGGCCTTTGGGCCTTCATTATGGTGAGCGCGACCGCTGCCATTGTTTTGGAACAACGCTATCAGTGGGCGGCAAAGCTCTCTGGCGCCGTGATCGCTTTGATCATTGCGTTATTTGCGTCTAACTTTGGCCTGGTGCCGACAGATGCCCCCGTGTATGACGTGGTGTGGGGCTATGTGGTGCCGTTGGCGATTCCCTTGCTGTTATTTCAAATCAACATTCACACGATTTTTAAAGAAAGTGGTCGCTTGCTGTTCATTTTCTTGCTCAGTTCCATCGGCACGATGGCCGGTGTGGTGTTGGCGTTCTTTGCCTTAAAAAACTACATTCCTGAGTTGGATAAAATCAGCGGCATGATTGGCGCTTCTTACACGGGTGGTGGGGTGAACTTTGCCGCCATGGTGGCCAAGCTTGAGCCTTCTCAAGACATGGTCGCTTCGACCACGGTGGCAGATAACTTGATGATGGTGGTTTACATCATCATCTTGATCGGCATGACCGGCATGCGTTTCTTCCGCAAGAACTACCCAACGCCACACATCAATGCATTTGAGAACGAAGCCAAAGAAGCCAGCGGCCAAACCTCTTCAGAAGCTTATTGGCAGCCGCGCGCCATTGGTTTGAAAGACATTGCGATTAACCTAGCGGCCTCTATGCTGTTGGTGGGCCTGTCATTTAAAGCATCGGCTTTGTTAAAAGGACATTTTTCACCAGAAGGCGGCATCGTTCAGGAAATGATTTTTGGCCTGTTTACCGATAAATACCTCTTGTTGACCAGCTTTACCTTCTTGGCTTTGTTGATCTTTAAAAAGCCATTCTCGAAGCTAAGCGGCAGCCAAGAGCTGGGTACTTACGGCATTTACATCTTCTTTGTGGTGATCGGCCTACCTGCTTCTATCCCCATGATTTTGGCTAATGCGCCGTTGCTGTTTGTGTTTGTGTTCATCGTGATGATCGTGAATCTATTGATCAGCTTGGGCTTTGGTAAGCTGTTTAAGTACAACCTCGAAGAAATTTTGTTGGTGTGCAACGCCAATATTGGTGGCCCAACCACGGCTGCGGCCTTGGCCATCAGTAAGGGTTGGAAAGCTTTGGTTGGCCCAATCTTAGTAGTGGGGACGGTGGGCTACATCATCGGTAACTACGTCGGTACGATTTTGCACATTGCTTTGTCTAAGTTTCTGTAA
- a CDS encoding thiamine pyrophosphate-requiring protein, whose translation MADITVLPTEALLHRLVAHGVDYVFINSGTDHPPLIESMAKLQAQGQKMPIFINCPHENAAMGLANGYYFATGRPQAVMVHTNVGLANAVTALINAHCQNIPTILLGGRTPITEHGHLGSRNTPIGYGQEMRDQAALVRESVKWDFELRVPEQMPEHLDRAFAIAQSLPKGPVYLSLPREPLCTPYRTDEATLLAPTRQQPVAYEPTQTALRRAAECLAGAKRPVILAQRGAGSAAGVATLSELANDWGVPVVEFWATELAIASDDAMAAGGDPTPWLAEADVLLVVDSLAPWVMNQVALPADCQVIQLGPDPLFTDFPVRGYAVDVALATAVDLGLSLLQAALLPLLTPAQKAFNQTRHDQVSERNRAAQAARLATALAGTGEKVSKAFFSHAVGQLAEKHQGVLVTELAVAKEYTGLTRANSYYQEALSGGLGEGLAIALGVQLADRERLVIAALGDGSYLFGNPAACQQISAAATLPILIVIANNARWGAVAHSVRALYPDGHAAQCDDMPGVGLAPTPEFTQLVAASGGLGIKVTHGDEVAAALEQAVAFIRTERRLALVEVPYL comes from the coding sequence ATGGCAGACATCACGGTATTACCGACAGAGGCGTTGTTACATCGTTTAGTGGCCCACGGCGTGGACTATGTGTTTATTAATTCAGGCACCGATCATCCTCCCTTAATTGAGAGCATGGCCAAACTACAGGCGCAGGGCCAAAAAATGCCCATCTTCATTAACTGCCCTCATGAAAATGCCGCTATGGGCTTGGCGAATGGCTATTATTTTGCCACCGGCAGGCCTCAGGCCGTGATGGTGCACACCAATGTGGGCCTAGCCAATGCGGTGACGGCCTTAATCAATGCACATTGTCAGAACATTCCCACGATTTTGCTGGGCGGCAGAACGCCCATTACCGAGCACGGCCACTTAGGCAGCCGCAATACGCCGATTGGCTATGGCCAAGAAATGCGTGATCAGGCGGCTTTGGTGCGCGAGTCGGTTAAGTGGGATTTTGAGCTGCGCGTGCCCGAGCAGATGCCTGAGCACTTGGACCGAGCTTTTGCCATTGCCCAGTCTTTACCGAAGGGGCCGGTGTATTTAAGCCTGCCGCGCGAGCCCTTGTGTACGCCTTATCGTACCGATGAGGCGACCTTATTGGCACCCACCCGACAGCAGCCCGTGGCTTACGAACCGACGCAAACAGCCCTAAGGCGTGCGGCTGAGTGTTTGGCGGGCGCCAAGCGTCCTGTGATTTTGGCCCAAAGAGGCGCAGGTTCGGCGGCTGGCGTGGCGACGCTGTCCGAACTTGCCAATGACTGGGGGGTGCCCGTGGTGGAGTTTTGGGCCACGGAGCTGGCCATTGCCAGCGATGATGCCATGGCTGCAGGGGGCGATCCCACGCCATGGCTGGCTGAGGCCGACGTGCTGCTGGTGGTCGACTCGCTGGCGCCGTGGGTGATGAATCAGGTGGCGCTGCCCGCTGATTGTCAGGTCATACAGCTGGGGCCTGATCCTTTGTTTACCGACTTCCCGGTGCGGGGGTATGCCGTTGATGTGGCTCTGGCCACAGCCGTAGACCTTGGTTTGAGCCTGTTGCAGGCCGCGCTGTTGCCGCTGTTGACGCCAGCCCAAAAGGCTTTCAATCAAACGCGGCATGATCAGGTCAGTGAACGCAATCGTGCTGCTCAGGCGGCGCGATTGGCCACGGCGCTGGCTGGCACTGGCGAGAAAGTCAGCAAGGCCTTCTTTAGCCACGCCGTTGGTCAGTTGGCGGAAAAGCATCAGGGCGTTTTGGTGACGGAGTTGGCCGTGGCAAAAGAGTACACGGGCCTAACCCGCGCCAATAGCTATTATCAAGAGGCCTTGTCTGGTGGTTTGGGAGAGGGCTTGGCAATTGCTTTAGGCGTGCAGCTGGCTGATCGAGAGCGCTTAGTGATTGCGGCCTTAGGCGACGGCAGCTATTTGTTTGGTAATCCCGCTGCCTGCCAGCAGATTTCGGCGGCAGCGACGCTTCCGATCCTCATTGTGATTGCCAATAATGCCCGTTGGGGGGCAGTGGCTCATTCGGTACGGGCGCTGTATCCCGATGGCCACGCCGCCCAATGTGATGATATGCCTGGCGTTGGCTTGGCGCCTACGCCAGAGTTTACCCAGTTGGTGGCGGCCAGCGGAGGCTTGGGCATTAAGGTGACGCATGGGGATGAGGTGGCGGCAGCCTTGGAGCAGGCGGTGGCGTTTATTCGAACCGAGCGGCGCCTAGCCTTGGTCGAAGTGCCTTATTTATAA